CCTTTGTTTAGGACCCTCTCAGCTCATGACAACATATAGATGCCAAATAGTACCATTAGATTTTAACAaatgactagagtaacaccattaaaGAAATCACTTAGAAACACCCCTAGGCAGacgactaaaaagtaaagtagcaatgataggcctacataaaacactgaaccataacttacagATACAAATACACAACTAattgaaatactcagaaaggcacaaagataaaagcaaatTTCTTTTTCTAGATGATTTTATATATTAGGGCGATTACACACAAGTGTTCCTCTTTGCTCAATTCCATTAAAGcgtggaacgggttgcctgtatcagccaggaaaaccaataactttttaaagtttatgtctctaattaacatgcacgactagaatACAACATCGATTCGCGTacgacgtaattattttctttttttgaagaaatgtcTGAATGTAAGTTTTGAGATAAGATATCCTGTCCTGAAAGCTTCTTCTCTTTCATAAGTAAACATAGTTGTTGAGTTCTTGAAAAACCGATTTCATTTGACGCATGATTCAGCCTGGTTTGCATATTTCTGAGTGAATTCTTGCATCAAGCAGCATATGATTTAATTTCATGAGTAATGGCAGTGGCGGCAGTGCAGTGCAGAACTATTCTCATTTTccttattataatttttgttttgatttggtAGCCCACAATTTAAAACCTtagtacaaacacacacacacacacacacacacacacacacatacgctgCTACTGATAATAAATCTACAACTATTTGCCATACTAATGTCTTACATAGGTGTTGGTTCATGTCCCAGGTGAGACCAAGTATACTTTGCCAGAAGTTCCTCCAAAGCCTACTGCGCATGTCCTGTTCTGTGCCAAATTCACCAACAACACACCCAATCAACAGACGTACACTCTGAAGACAGAGCGCAGGACGAGGTCAACTTGTGAGATTAGTTTTGTCAAGTCGTATACCTACGGAGTCCAGATCCAGATGAAGCTGGCGCCCCCAAATCCCATCGTAGAGGCAAATGCCGGTTTCATGTCAGAGATCAGCAAACAAAAGGGTGAGAGTTGTCTTCCCATTGGGATGCACACTATAAGTTCCATTTACgcttgaaataataaaaatacaattatttatttataaaaatgtaacaatgtaAAGTGTTTGCAAGAACATATTCAAGAATCAGACCTTCTTGAACCTTCCAGAAGGGATttaaccacttttttttttattgcttctacAAAATATGTGGGCCTTAAATTGCAACTTGTGTTTATAAAGCATTTGAAATATGAAGAGATGTAAATTAAACAGACTGATTACATGGGGGGTTGCATGACCTTAGGAATAGGCAAACTATAGGCAGCCGCcaagggcctccgattggtgtaGGCCTTCCACAAGactctaaacaatattttaaagagaAGAAATGGCGAAACTTGTTCCTAAAGTTATTGTTGGAGGACACTAGGTTCTTAATAAATTGCGTTGGctaattttatgtttttcgctattttttatttttttcattagggACCAACAAactcacttcgcctagggcctccaattatctatgGCTGGCCCTGCTAATAATATAGagtaactttttttgtgtgtatttttttacaaactggAGCTTTCTAAGATATAATATGATATCATGAATCTTAGCTAGTTATATGTGGAGTTTGAGATGAAGTCCTATTATAACAATTTGGATTAATAGGaagtatgttttattttatcacaGTGCCATTTAATAATTATGATTAAGatgctaaatttttttttctcacatgtatcgtgCAGGTTACAGTTCTACGTCTGAGCAAGAACTAGCCTGGGGAGTGGACAGTGAGATTGTTGTCCCAAGTGGATATCAAACCACAGCAGAATTGGTTTTTAAAGAGGATGACTTTAGAGGAGATTTTGAGATCCTTACGACATTTGAGGGGAAGGTAAACAAATGAACGACATATATTCCAAGCATAAAACCATTAGTTAATTttatcagagaaaaaaaaaaggctgattGTCATCATTGATAATTAGCATGGAGTGTTTCATATGTCTTCCACATATTTTTGTAGTCCTGTGTatattaaggaaaaaaatacaaaaagtgtttctactaattttttatttttttttgctaactcAGACTTCACTTGTGATCTTTAGAATTTCTCaattgcaataatttttttttaactcaaccCTCTCCCAACACATTATATTCGAGtaagtaaaataatattttgaaactcACTcctaattggtaaaaaaaaagatcatggaTTACCTCCCTTATATTACATTTGATGGGCAGTATGATAATTTGTCCTATATTGTTATTTGTAAACATAATATTGGTGGAGTATATCTAGAGTCCCTTGTTCATACTTACATCTTTCCTTGATGTGCGTTAAAATGTTAATCTAGCTAATTAGCTTTCAGGTTCAAGTTCTGGTTGGAATTTTGTACAAGAGTTGTAAGACTGTACTCGTGTCCttgaactaattaattaaatattacctTAAATTGCATCAATGATGGCCAATGAAAAGAGTGgatgtttcactttttttttttttttagacttttagATTCAAAGGAACGAATACTACTTTTAATAGTATCCTTTACTAGTACACAATTTTAACTGTTCCATTTTTTCATCTTAGATTTCAGTATCCTATGAACACAAGAAAACCAAAGAACTCATTGGAACTGTGGTGGATAAAGTGGCCCGTATTTTCAACCCTAAGAGTGGATTCTCCAAGGACAATGAAGGGAGACCAACATTCTTAGTGAAAGGTGTCTGCAAGTGTAAGTTTGGAGTTGAGCAGAGCGTGAACTTGACAGAAACACGATTATGTCAATGAATGTACTAGGAATGAACAAATTGGACATTAACATTTGTATACAATTATTCCAGCTGGTCTTTAAAATATGTATGCAGTGTGCTAAATTGTTTACCAGTTTATTTTTTAGTTCAgcatttaattttgaaaaaaaaaattaatatttatattaacctTGCTATCATATAGGTTATGAAAAGTAAACTAAACTTCTAGAATTTTAAATTAACCTATAAAAAGGTTTCACTAATATTGTAAgttaatagaaatataaaatcatGAGATTTGTTTTAActacaaaatatacaaatcttttttgaagaaagCTAAGCCAGACATACTTTCATTTTAGATTTCTGCTGCCTATCTGCAGCTGTATAGAGTAATATAATTAGCATTATTCACTAAGTCATGTCTTATGCAAGTGAAACAGAATAAGTACTTGCAATAACTTTAATTATGATAGCCATTACCTACTGAGGCTATGTCGCTGTTCTATTTATGTTCAATGCTGAGCATTTAGGCTATATTGTAGCATTTTGTACTGTGGTGTAAATATTTGaactcatttatttatttattttttattttattagtgtgTAAAAGAATGTACagcatttgcttttttttaaaaaaaaatttgacaaaattaaagaaataaaatttcattatttataaccattattattattattattatagcttttatatagcgctactttcatgcttatagcatgctcagagcgctttggtggtccaatttcatttgtggaccagtgggggggagggggtatctaggagttggttttccgtgctttaggcgctcagtaaacgcaactcgggtgtcgaacctcgagcccccttctaggtagccaagacaagccaagctcaagcgcacttgcctctcgaccatgcttgcCATTTAGatgatgatttttttaaaattacacttTTCTCAAATGTCTTTTTATCGTTGACAAAAGTGTCAGACAATCTTATCTATCAACATTGctacaaacaaatatatatttaataaaagttttaGAGACAGTATGTGGAAATATTGTATTAAATTTTACCAACTTagccacttttttttataaattaatgaaacaatAGTAGTCTGAAGGGTTCAGAATAATGTAGGCTTGGTCAACTATATACTTATTGTTTAGAAATAATCAgtctaaaaaaatgaatttaagatCACTATCAAAACTTCTCTAAacaattatctttattttttaaccatctttaaaataaaatctaagaAATTATCAGACAGGTCTACAAACAagatcagcaaaaaaaaacaacaacaaaaaaacaacaacaaattataaaattgaaattatttaGGTCCAATCAAGAAAATTGAGATCACATTTTATAATCAAAGCCACTTAGTTTTTAATTACCGGGAGAGTaagaaaactaaacaaaaaacaattgcaTAGACCTGCTGTTATATCATCTAACATTAAAAGCAGAAATTGATCTGACATCTGAATGACATCATTAATAATCATCAGCAACATtgcacagtttttttttctaggacatTCAACTAAAAATGATATGGATATAAAACAACACTAAAGCAGTCATGAATTTAAACTTCTCCATTGtctcaaaattaaatattttttttgaagcaTGAGATATCAAATGATGAAAACTTAAgaaatttttgttattaaaaccctttaaaaaatgaatgtaagaatttgtatattttcaataaattggaattttttccaaaataaaatataactgttaagaagttacaaaacaaaatttcataACTTCATGTCTGCATTACTATAACAAGTAAAAGTactccaaaaaaacaaaaacaacaaagcttaaaaaagaaaaaaaactgcacatttacaaccACATATCTtaatactgaaagatttatttcaccttttctatagaaaaaaaaaattaattaattaccactaattaattggtTCATTTTGTTGTTGGATGATGTGTTgctagggacaatgaataattgtgcaaagtttcaacttgatctgagaatgggaatgagagaaatgtgtacaaagtttcaacttgatctgagaatgggaatgagagaaatgtgtacaaagtttgtacaagGCAGACAGAGTAAatttttataagctttgtaataaaaatacatCCAGATATACGCAGGTatataaaaaacataaaatttctAAAGCATAATTTACTCAATAAACATATGGCACATTGTTTAAAGTCTCAGTAAATTAGAAAAGTTAagtcactatttttttttaaagataatacaagaataacaaaaagaaagactTCCCTAACTCCAATATAAGGATCACAATAAAATCTcattaacattaaaaacaaaagaaaaaacgtATAAATGTAGACAACATATATAAGCTAAAACTATAAAACCATCCACCCAGTGAAGATCACAATAATggcaactagatctatatgacaagaaaataaaataatttttataaaatacaaagcttacattaagcatagttgcatcaattagtttctACGGCTGTATAACtacaggaaatactgcactacTACACTCCatattaatctttggactcgaagacaagccttctttttctattattatcaattagtttggatcagtcatgtgattaaactCATGGTTCAaacctcctcaagccgacattgtAACCATTCTGCTAGTGAAGCTCTCATGAgcatagaagattgtatagttatctgttgtttttaGAATCTCGTCCTATTTCATGTTTGAGTTCATCAAGACTCAGACGATGACCTATAAAGTGTAccaattcagcttatatcactGCTGCAGTCAAGTATAATTTCATTCCCTTGTTCGAAATACCAAACTAATCAATTACCAATAGCTTATTAccttattggttaatttctttaatTGATTCCTGTgctgtcatgtaaaagaaataactgcacattttcagcttgattccagattgggtgtcagagaggtaaacaactttttaccagacagagtgagttaatataagcattCTAAAAAGTGATTGGGTTTAATCCGAAAGGTTGAATGGGTCCAACCTTCTTAGATTCCCCCAGTTAAGGGCCTACAGATTTGATAGAATAGACAATCCTGTAACCTCCAGGGCAGTTGCTGATTAATTTCAATTACAGCTTTTGCTCTTAACATGCCAGAACTATGGGCTACCCCAAAAAGGGTAGTATAAAAAATTCAATCACATGTGGTtaatattaaatcattttaaaagatACTAGGTtcatctattttaaaataagcaTGATGGCCAAATGGTAAAGCACCTGCATTTTGAACCAAAGGGTCTTATCTTCGAATCCAAATGAAGACTAGAATTTTATTCAGGATTTTTCAGGTGGCTTCTGAGTTAACCCAACTCTAGCGGGTACCTGACTAACGTTGAGGATATATATAGGcagttgatcattgtgctggccacatgacatccttatTAACAGTAGACCATAGAAACCAATGAGCTTTACCTCATCAGCTTCCCCCCTAAATCCCATCCAATTATCATTACTGTATGATTATTTGAGACattgaaacatttcaataaacTGCCAACCATCACGTCATACATGTGCTTTACAACTGTATAatatttgaagtatttttaaCAATGATTCATCTGTTAGAAATTGATCAAAATAATGCTGAAATACTGAAGCTAACCTGCCATCttttgattctttaaaaaatactttaaaatactgGGAAGACACTACAGTAACATTTAATGAAACTGGCACAAAAGGAGAGAAACTAAGAAATGTAACTGCATATTTTACAAGaacttaacaaataaaaaaaaaatgtatattaataataaatattgtgTATTTGAATTCATTTGTCTGTAAAATATATCAAATGtataaaattaacaatttaatgatcaaaaaaattatttcatttaaaaatataaattcataGGTCCACATATGGACAGCCTGTTTAGAGAAACAAGAACATTATAACATATCAACTTATATATGGACTATAGGTCTAAACTTAGACAAAAAATCtgcatgaaaaaaaacaaaccctatCATTTTCTATTCTTAAAAACCTCAAATTGTTTGAATGCTCAATTAAactgatattttttattattatattctcaGTTGATTCAAAAATTCAGTAATGGAAAAATCTACAATTTCAAATCTATCAAAGTCGTCACAAAATAAAGTCAGACATGACAAAATGTGtgttaaaataataacaaaggtGAATTAACTTGTCTTTTATACAGCTAATCCACTGCAGTCTCTAAGTTGCCATCCCTGATATATTTTTCCCATGATTGATAGACTTCCTTTTTcttgagaaacaaaaaaagccaGCCATCCTCACcctgtaaaaagaaaaataagagaCTTTTATTTCCcattaaaaatgatatttcatttaaatatacatttgtaAGACTTAATAaccaatcagttttttttttatgtaattacacctagaaaagcaaaaaaaaatagtattgaggtcaccttttttgtgtgtgtgtgtgtggggggggcaTTTTCTTGTAAATTCTGTCATGATCATCAGGCAAATTAAAATGATCAACCTTAACAGATTGGGgaagttattatatttttgaccACTATACAAAATATCCAAGACTTTAACAGAGGAAGAATCCCTTTTctattaaattacaaaataagtataTCTTAAAAAAGCTAGCAAATGAATAGTTATTGCACAATGATGTTTTTAcctttattcttttttaaatattataattttaatattaataagcTACAATACTCATAGTATAGAGTTTAGTAATTTCCATTCAAGGAAActaattgtatttaattttatgcCCTACTCGATAGCAAGCAGTGTTGTCAATTACTAAGATATGATGTAAGATTAAGAGTTTCACCTTCTAGTGACATACTTTGATGTATGTTCCCTTCATTCAATGGTGCAGTGTTGATGTAAGAGAGTGAAGCAAACAGTATGAATGCTAGCTAGTATTGGCAGAAtctgctgatcccaaactatcttatgtatcttatgaaatacagacgttacttcaaaaaagaagataactgCATCCCACTATATACATAGTGGCCAGTCCTCTGGATAGATCAACTGCATGAAAAGTGGgtaactgatgtgtgggcaatATCATTCCAACTATAGtaaatgcccaggcattcatcttatttgagatgatccatagtcattTTGTGACTGAAGAATGCCATAGAATAGTTGctatgcataatttttgttttaataaagcATAGTTAATTAATGGCAGCTGTttgagtttttttaaagttgatggTCGAAAATGAAGTACAAATTTTTTATATGTCATGTGACCatgattatttatattttaataaatcttgGTTCTTGTTATGACACGACTCTTTAAAAATAAGCAGAAACTCTCAGGTTCTaatttagaaatactttaatattattacAAATTATGTAAACATAATATTTTCAACTCTCTTCATGTCTACATTTCCTGGCTTCCTCTTTTTTAACATCCCTTCCAATCAATACCCAATATCGCACCATTTGTCATTCACACAGTGCTGCACTACGACCGTAACAATTATTATAAACCAAAAACTTAATTtgttgaaacaaaatataaaaaaaaattaagaacaaAAATTAGTACAACATTCTCATGTAAATGTGATCACACCAACCTTTAAATAACAATCAGCAGGCTCTATGTCAAAGGGTAATTGCTTTATCACCAAACCATAATGTGCTCCTTTCATTTCAGTATCTATACCTCCTTTCACATGTAGAACAAATCCTCTAGAAAACAGAATCaatagtatatattatttttactgcagaaattatattttaaaaaaatatgaaacaagGATAACTATGAATACTTTCGTTTCGCTTGTAGCTTGGGTAGGCCTTCTAA
The DNA window shown above is from Biomphalaria glabrata chromosome 5, xgBioGlab47.1, whole genome shotgun sequence and carries:
- the LOC106071988 gene encoding uncharacterized protein LOC106071988 isoform X2 is translated as MVLVHVPGETKYTLPEVPPKPTAHVLFCAKFTNNTPNQQTYTLKTERRTRSTCEISFVKSYTYGVQIQMKLAPPNPIVEANAGFMSEISKQKGYSSTSEQELAWGVDSEIVVPSGYQTTAELVFKEDDFRGDFEILTTFEGKISVSYEHKKTKELIGTVVDKVARIFNPKSGFSKDNEGRPTFLVKGVCKCKFGVEQSVNLTETRLCQ
- the LOC106068318 gene encoding uncharacterized protein LOC106068318: MAEAIEEPGYFADETTKEGYVRLKIKINGLKVKSAGLSITNKIRGIHSHPEGKNAIIEKPEFNNRGFVLHVKGGIDTEMKGAHYGLVIKQLPFDIEPADCYLKGEDGWLFLFLKKKEVYQSWEKYIRDGNLETAVD
- the LOC106071988 gene encoding uncharacterized protein LOC106071988 isoform X1, which gives rise to MPIDLVDLEQIVKEYAEDFLDSDQKKHADLANPIICWDRMHVIYGETKYTLPEVPPKPTAHVLFCAKFTNNTPNQQTYTLKTERRTRSTCEISFVKSYTYGVQIQMKLAPPNPIVEANAGFMSEISKQKGYSSTSEQELAWGVDSEIVVPSGYQTTAELVFKEDDFRGDFEILTTFEGKISVSYEHKKTKELIGTVVDKVARIFNPKSGFSKDNEGRPTFLVKGVCKCKFGVEQSVNLTETRLCQ